AGCAAAGGAGTCAAGTACAGTCTCCTTTTCCTTGACTTTGATATAGTTGGTTCAAATATTGCAAACTGTGTAGCCCTGGCAGGGGAAGAAATCTTGCCCTTATTATCAGGAATACAGTTTGCAATGCTTGAACTACTCTGGCCGCTTAATAGCGTTGCCTTTTTGTATGGATTTGAGAGTTGAAGTTGAACTCCAAGCTGAGGTAGTTACTCCATGTCTTCTACACAAACTCCAGAGTTGAGAACTAGCTCAGGAAGTTCACGTGAGAAAGCCGGCAGTATTGCAATGCAGGTCACGGTGAGACCGCCACCCACGGGAGCAGCCGTAGCTGGCTTTCAACTCTGTAGGTTGGGTAAATCAGCTTTTCTTCAGTTACCAAATCTTTCTTCAGGGTGGCAGAAAAGAGCTGAAGTGCTTGCAGGTATTCGTAGGTTGGATAAAGCTGCCCGCAATCAGCCTATCGTTAATTAAGTTAGATTTGGCAATGCCGATGCCCTGAAGGCAGTGCCCTGAAACAGGACGTGACTGACACCGCAGCCACATGGCTCACTCCCTTGACTGGTAAACCACCAGAACATGTCAGCCCACGACCACAGGCACTGGAAACTTCTTTACTGACATCGACAGAGTTCCACTGTCCCCTTTAGATCTCTCACAAATGTATATGAAGCCAATTTAACAGCTTGTGGTTTGAGATactgtcagtgtttcagagcaTATGCACTTGTCTATtaaagcgggggggggaaggctcaGTAGGATAACAAAATAATACACCCTGATCCTAGGCCGAAGCTGCCTTTTGTGTCAGTTGCAGTGAAGATGGAGAGAGTTCACGCTCTCCCTTCCGATGCTTTGCTCCTATACTGCCTGACCTACTTGACTTACATCTGTGGGTGGGCTAAGGATGGGTCCCAGCTTTGCATGCCTGCTCTTTGTAACCTCTAAGTGCTGAGAAGTAACTATTTCACCTTGGGTGAAAATACTGGAGGACGCACCACAGAGCCCTGTTCGAAATAATGGCTCCACCATGTCCTCAAAGGTAGTCTGGAGCAAGTATTCCGTGATAGTTTGGAAGAAAAGGACCATCAAATTACGTTCCCTTGATTCTGTAAATATTACTgaaacatctaattttttttcttcttgcatgttTTGGAGCTTGCATGCAATGTTTTTCTTGACAGACACCTGCAGCTGTTCTTGTATGTGAACAAAAGTCACCAGAGATGTAGCAATTTGTGATGCTGGTGTTCTGGAGTGAAACTTGTGGAATTTCTTACAGACAAAACCCAGTCAGCTTGCTGGTTTTGATGCTGAGTTCTTGCAAGCAGCTTTCTTTGGAACACAGCAGGGAGCGACTTGTCTAAGCCTGGGCAGTGTCGAGGGACAGTGGAGAAGCTTTTCATGAGAACTGTGAACTCAGGGGACCCTAACAACACGCTGTGGTGCTGAAACCACTCAGAACAGCAAACTCTATGTAGATGGTCCATTCATATATTGATTACTGAGGTCATTTGTGGCCCATATTATGTTGCGCTGCTTCTTCACTTTATTTGTGTACAGGATGATAGGTGCCTTGCTTGTGTGGGGAGCAGGTATCTCCAACAGACATTACTCTGTTTAAACCTCGCGTTGTCTTCCCAACCagtttatttcttattaaaaaggCTCGAAGTATATGAGTGCTCTGCCCAGTTCTGCGCCCTCTTTCCACTTCTGCTGCTGAACAGATAATCCTGTTTCTTCCTAAGGCAGGGAAAATCCTGGGGACTTTCTGGAAGTTTTACCTCACTATTTTACTTagtcattcttcacctgggattTCTGGTTACATCTCACTGATGACCACAGAGATAATGAGAGTAATGCAAGATTATCAGCCTTGTTTTTGCTGTATCTTTCAGTGCTAGAGAAATAAAGCATGATTTCAGAGCAGTAAtgttattaaaaaaccccaacatgctAGCTAATACCTATGAAAAGCATTACTCTATGAAAAACTTAAAGCTGGAAGAGATGCATTAGAATGAAAGCAGTCCAGGAATGTTGTTTCTTAACCCCGCATTTCAGTACTACTCTCACATTCGTGAGAGGGATCAGCTTTCTGCAGGAGAGAGCAAGTGCAGGATTCCTTATGGAAGCTGAGTTCACGTATCCAGTCATTAAAACCAGTAGGTTGACTACCACTGCCATAGAGAGGGGGGACAGCAAGAGGAAGCATGAGGCATATCAGCTCACAGATCATAAGTAAAcataattttacaaataaattcatCTTGTCTTTAAACCAACAATGCTATGTATAATGTACCTTGGTTTTACAATTGTTGAACAAAGTCTGCCACATCTGCATGTGAGAAAGGACAAGTATTTAGAGGAAAAGCTAAAGCAAACAGCACTGAAACGTGCAGTGCACTGTTCACACAGAAACATATTGTAAATGTGGTAGAAGGAAGTTTCGTTTGGTGGGAACATTTTTGTTAACTCTGAGGTTCATATACCCACAAACCTCAAAGCCTGTGCCCTCAGATCTCTCCTGGTACAGGAATTAGCAAAGAATTGTATTAATTTTACAGGCAAGGGGCACAGATAGCATGAGTGATTTGTCCCAGGTAACATGTGGCATAGCAGAAATTTGAACTGAGGTCTCAATTCAAGCTGGAATGCCCAAGCTGGAGACAACAATGTCATTTCTCCCCTGATCTGAACACCCCTGTCGTCTTCCATATGTAGCAGAGTCCCCATCCCCAGGCCAAATATCAGTTTTAATTTAAGGCAATTTCAGTGGGAGGacaaacacttcatttttttccccctgtttagTTCTGTGGGTAAGCAAAGATCCCTCTTGCTAGGGCACAAATgcggttttttttaaaaaaaaaaaaaaacacgtggTAATCTCTCAGCTAGTCTGGAAAATCCTGTCAGGTCATGATTCCCGGATGAAGAATCAGTGCTAAGCAAGGGACAGACAAGGAGATCTGAAGAACCAACCGCAAATGCCAGGCTGCATTTGCAAGGAGGAGACCTCCACCTCTGCAGTGTGGGTAGCACTGAGGAAGACAGCCACAGATACTACAGCAGCCAGGTCAGAAGTCCGGGGGCAGTAAAGCAGAATGGAtaggagtgacagagcagctagCCAAAAGACATCTCCAATTTATGGGAAATGCAGTATTTCCTATGCTTCTGACTTTCAACTCAAGCCACGTGGTAACCAAATAGATCTTAGAAATCTTCGGTGAACCAGAAAACGACAGAAAAGTTTATTctagaaatgaaaaaatgcaatGATTTCAAACGCAGCTTTTTATTCCAGCCCTGCAGCTGTTTAAGCAAATTAAGATCATAAGTCTATGAAAAAATAGAGACTTTTGGATGGAAGCCTGACTTAAGGAGTCAGCTATAGGAAGGGTGGTGGGTGGGAGCGTTGCTGTAGTTCTTGCCAGTGGTGCCTCTGGTTTTGTGGAACTTGCATGGTGCAACAGTGGAACCTGCTCTAACCGGACTGGCATTGGAAGCCCAACTTTGGGCCTCCGGGTGGTACCAAATTTGTGCAGTCTTCCATCTTTAATGCAACCTGCATGTGCATGCACAAAATGAAAGGAGGCTTAACTTCAGTTTTATACTGAAGTTTTAGTTCAGTGacctctgggctttttttttgggggggaaagctCAGTTAGTTGTGTGTATATCCATATACACTGCATTTCAGCTCTATTTAGGGAGCATGAACTTGTTTCCATTTTCTAAACTTGTTAGTCACCGATTCCATGAAGATAAAACTCAGTGGTTGGCTATTATTGCTGCATGGACTCAGAGCAGActggggtggggacagcagcCACAGAATGCTTCAGCCAAATCCATGGCATATCTTGGCTGTTGgaaccttttgtttttttttttttcttttcttctctgctactTTCCACTGTAACGTATAAAATCCTGCTTCCTCCCCTTTCTCGTCCTACACCCTTCCTGTCTGTTCCTGATGGGCAGCAACTAGAACAGAGCAACATAAAGAGGGTTGTTGTGGCTCTTGTCTCTGGCAGGTTTCCCCAGAATTACACCCAGGCTGTTTATTTCGTAATAACAGTATGCATGGCACAGCGGTGTCAAGAAGGAAGCCCAGGAAACACTGCTGCAAAAACCCGTCTGTGGCTACTTCTTGAGGGTATTTTAACAGTTACCAAGAGCACACTTGTGCAAGAAGAATTGCTTTCCCCCTCTTTGAGAGAGCAAACAGGAATCATAGCACCTGAAAGGGCAGAATATTCAACAGACTTTATGTAATCTTATTATTTCCTTCACAAAATGACAgctagcattttatttttgttattcctTCAAATGTGAAATAGGTTGCCATGGCTCTCTGATCACATACGTGTCAACAGATGACTCTGAGTGCTGTGAAATCTTAAGAATCTGAAAGATTCTTTGGACTTATGATAAGTACGTGTTGTTTCTAAGGAGCTCTTGCATGACCTGTCTGGTGTTTCCTGCAGGGGAGAAtataaaaatggcaaaaactTATTCCTCAGTGTCTTGCCAAgcaaatcaaacacaaaaatatttcatgtctgGAGGTGTTCTGTTGGTATTTCTGAGGAAGTTATTGAAATTCGACTAGTAATCAACAAGAAGTTTCATTGCTATGAAGGATGGAAAACTGAACTGCTACCTCTCCACGTTTCTGTCCTACACAAATAACCCTTGTCTTTGCAGTACCAAATAATGACAAGTATTCAAAACCGAGGGTGAGTGATGTATcatcctgctttcctgcagctgaatgaaaaaaaaaaaaaaagaaaaaacgaacCTCCAAATTACCTGTGGCAATGCTGTTAAGCATGTCCCCTCTCAGTAAGGAGGCTTTCCACTTTATAGCAAGAGGGAGTCAAGATTCCTGAGCTTTGTTACTAAAATTGTttcatttaggggaaaaaaaaattagttttaatagTGCCAGCAACTCTGGCGATAGAAAACCCAATACAATCTCATGTTGAaactaaaagattttttttttttaatttaaacatttgGAGAGGATTCCTTGATCTCAGTGAAGCCTGACTATTCTCCAGAGCCTCTAGGTCAGTTCTCTCTATGTTTCCTTGTCTGGTAAACTCACCAGAATCCATTTTCCGGCTTCTCCAGCGTCAGCTCTTGTTTGTGCTGGGCTGTTCAGATTCTGCTTCAAGTACATGTGGTGGAGGAGCTGCCCTTGCAGTGGAAGATGTGCTTCCCCACCCGCAAATAACTTCTGGAAGGTTGTGCTAATTGCATTGATCAAATGTGCTGTTTCTTCCCAATCCCATAGCCTTAATGAATATATTAAGCACGAGCTCCAAAGCCTGTGCTAGATTTCCTGTTTCAGTCACTCATGCTTTTACTGGTGCTGCCAGCAAATCAGAAATCTTCTTGCACTGCAAAAATCATCTTCATCTGTAAAAAAATTGGCACCTAGATTCTACAGAACACTTGTGACTCTAGGAAATAATGACTcctaattataaataaataaatacataaataaaggtACAAATAAGGTAATAAGTAGAACTGaattctatttaaattaaaagtgaACTAAGTATCTGCAAATCACGTGAAATATGAAGTCTTACTGAGGAACTACCAATATTAAGAAATGAATGTAACCATCTAAGATAATAAGCTAACTTTCataactttcagaagaaaaatgtagccTTAATTTGtaagactatgacggggcaaaaCTTGGAATAACAAAATCATTCCAATACCACCTGGCACAGTCCCAGACTATACAACAAACTGCATGTTAATCCTGATGTGTGCAGTTCTCAGtggtttgaattaaaaaataatccatgagCAGTTTCCAAGTCACTTTTGttagcaataaaaatgtttatttttaaaactgagatttcaaaaacaaatgttaaaactgatttttctcaAGAATCAGTTCTGTGAGCTATTTAGGTGGGAACTCTTTGGATCTCCATGCTCAAAATATTGCTTCCCCTAAGAAGCTGCAGCTATTTGTTCTGTAAATGAGAACATTCCTTCAAGTACCAGTTGAGGCTGTGTTCTGTGTAATTTTGACAGGAGCTGGCAGAAAAGGGGGAAAGTCATTCAGGACAAATTTCAAAACTGTTCCTCTCCTGCAGGATATGAAAACTCTTTGGAGAAAAATTACCTTAAGACTTTAATCAACGTGCGAACACCCATTTCCACATGTTGCTGTTTAGGGCAAATTTGAGGACTGACATGGTTAAATCAGTGAATgaaagtcagatttttaaaagacatatgCAAGCATTTGTACTGAAAAAAGCTGAACTTACTCTAATTCTGGCCCCTCACATTTTTTCAGGCTGGCAGGAAACAATGGTACAGAAACATGGAGTTATTGACTGATATCTGGTCTGTGGTGTGGAGAACTTTAAAAGGCTAAGAATGTAATACCAGTGCTTACAAaatacttggatttttttcccaaaaggagTCATCTTAAGTGAAGCCGTAAGAAAGTTTTAAACAATTGTTCATAGGCAAATTACCAAAAACAAAGCCAGAGAAAACATACCACTTTAAATCCCTCTGATTTTACTGATGGCTCACAGAGCCTGAGATGGGTCATCTTGAGAAGCAAGTACCTCTGCTGAATATAGGCTGACAATTGATTTTGGGCCAAGGGAGGACCCCTGCCCTAAGAAGGTGTAACCTTGTACTTTTACAAGACAACAGACTTGTTGTTGATTATGGAGCATCATTAAACAGCCCACTTGTCCTGGAAGGtgtgtttcttttcaaaccaTGCAACGGTTAAGTGCAGACTGTTGTGGGTCTTTAATACTCAACTCTGGAGCCAGGCGGCCACGTAGAAGCAACATTTCATAGGGTGTTGTTGCCTGGTCTCCTATACGTGGGCAGATTTAGGATATTACCAGTTGCCAAGTGGGAGATTTGGTTTTGAGCCCCGTCACTGGCTGGACTTCTCTCCCAAGCAAATGTGGGGAATTTTTATACTGAAGAGACAGAAGGCATCCGCCTTTTGTAAGTACCTCAAGTTCTGCTGCCACGAGGAAGCATGTTGCCAGGAGCTGATCtagatctctttttctgtgtgggCAAGAACCACTAATGCAGTGCAACTGCACTAATGTGCAGACTTTCAGGAGCAGGGCTTGGAGGAGCACACCTGGCAGCAGGTCAGAGAGAGTAATGGAGAGAAACAGTCACTGCTATTGGGTGATGCTGTTGCTGAAAAGAAGGagctaaaaaaaaagatgagggtGATGATCTTTCATCCTCACTGTTTTTCAGAGGTCACAGGTGTTAGCAACCTGGGTCTTGCGGAAATTCCTGCAGCAGTTCGGGTGTGCCCTGAGTGGGAGCCGCTGTACGGCATGTCCCAAACAGTGCATCTCGTCCAAACGATAATGGATTTTGACACCTGGTGAGCTAAAATGTCTGCTCTGACTCTTGGCTAGAACACAATCTGCAAAGCATGAGAGTGGCTTGGGCCAGGGTACTGGTGCGTGGCATGTTGGATTAGTGAGGCGAATGCATTCCTTTCTCAAATAAGGTGACATTGCCTCATGTTATTACATTAAATGAACCATCATTATGAAGTGTTTCTGGATGTTTCATCTGGATTTATTGCATTCAAAAAAGTTCAGTGATACCAATGCAAGTAATGACAGAAGTGAGACGTTGAATCTGATTATGCGTCTTGTATACTGAATTAGAACAATTGGGAGATTAGAAGTGAGCTGCTGAAGTACCCTCTCTTTCGAGATCTCCCAGGTCTTTGAGCTTCTCTGTGATGGCAAAGCATCTGTAGGCAGGGGAGGAGTTCCACAGTGCAGAGATATTCAGTGCAGGTGGGTTGCTAGCCCCTACGAGAATAGACAAAACACTCCTTTGAGGGGTCGCTCTTCTGCACCACGTCATAGTCACAGCTTTTCTGGTTGAAAACGACTTTACAGTTCTCTTTGTCATAACCAGTAGGAGTATGAAAGCTGTCAttggcaaaaagaaagaaaatgttagatTGAGAGCAATAAAAGACTCAATACTTCAGTGATGCAGTGATTATAGCTTAAACTAATGCTGAGCGAGATAGCTCTGAAACTATGGCTAAGACCAGCCTAGCTAGCTTGAGTGCCAGACAGCTACGGCTTCCAGGGCCTCAAATGATGCCTTGCTGCGTTGTGCTGTGTAGATGTACCAGTCTGGTCAGCACTAGCATAGGGATTTCTAGCACAGCACTCTACAGTGTGACATAAGCATGGTCGTGGgatgtttcatttcttttccattaatttttcactATTGCCGTTTTGCTTAGAATGTGGTAGCTGTTTCCTGATAGAGTGTCACCTGAGCAAAGGCAATGATCATAATTAAGCCATTTTGGCCTTTTTAGAAGGTAAGATAAGAGGAAGGGAGGGCACTTCAGAGCAGGGCCTTGTCACTCTAGGGTCAGCATATTCACTGGAGAAAAGCACCTCTGGAAAGGGATTCAGATCATCATAAGCCCTTTAGAGGAGCTTCACTGAGGTCCCTTGTGGAATGAATTCCCTCCTACCCCCCCTTTCCCTGCTAAGGAAAGACTTAACTGCAGCGTTAGAGGGGTTCACCAGTTCCTCAAAATTAAAGGCAAGCACCAACTGGATGTGTCTGGAAGGGCCTGTGTCTACTCCCAGTCAGCAGAAAGTGAGGTAAGGTGAACACAGCCAAGGATCCAAATGATCAAGAACTATATGTGACTTGCTCTAGGTCTGGGTGAGGAAAGGTTCTTTTGTGCCCTTAGAAACTCATTTATCCCCAGCAAATGGAAAGCTGTGGTCTTTCTATTAACGATGATGCTAGCAAGAAGTTCAAACTTACAGGGAGCAGCAGTGCATTGCATCTGGTCTGCAGCTGCATCTGAAGCAACTTTTTGTCCTCGCAATCTCTCCAAAGGGGTAAAGTTTTCCATCCATGATACAGCCTGCATAAGACGGCAAAATAAATCACGATCTTTAAGCCTCCACATAAAggctgaaaagtttaaaaattgtttcaagtattctgaaaatgtttttcttgtcaaTAGTAAAGTAGAAGTTATTTTGTTCTCTGGGTTATTACCCAGATTATTTTGAGAGCCTGCGCTCGTTTCTTCTTCACTTGTTAGAGAAAGTTTCAGTACGAAAGAGAGTAACCCAACAGCCAGGTCTGCCACCTGGCACCAGACTTTATTCAGAAATACTCTCAACTCCTGCATCAGCTCCATGTGCTGGAATAGCAATAGCAACCTACCACTAATAGCAGTAATATTGCTGCAACTGTACCCAGTCCAGGGGAAGACTTTGTTTTCCCCTAGTTTTGTTAACTTGGTGCTGGCACCCCCTATTCATGTCTTTCTGACGTCTCCCCCCTCCCTTGTATTTTGAGCCCTTCCTGGAAGCTCCACACAGGGCTGAGCTGCCACAGAACAGTCATGTAATCTTCCCTGTTCTTACCTTTGATGGCCTCCCCTGGCTTgttcttttcagaaaagcagtatGCATCACCCAGTTTCACTATGATGCCCGTTGCAACCAGGAAAGCCAGAAACAACTTCTGTAAAAGAGACACAGAGACCACGGCATGAATTTAATTCCACTTTGATTATCTTTATTTCCAAAACTGAAGTCACTGAACCTGaagcaaaaattagaaataaCCTTATGTGTACATGACAATATTGGAAAAGGGCACTCCAGATACTTCACTGCATTGATGACCTTTTCCTTTAGGGGGGAAGATATAAAATGATATGACATAAATGTGTCAGCAACACCCTGCCACAATCCAATCTCTAGAAATCACAAAAAAGCTTCAATAGTATTATACACTTGAAAGCCCTGTAAGACTCTTATTAGtgttttatttattgcctttGAGTCAGATTTAGCTGTCTTGCCAGCAAATCACTGTCTGCATAGCATCCCATTGCGTCACTTTTGGGTACAGCAATTTCTCCAAATTTGGCAGTGGAGTAGAGATCTTAGACCTAATTATATTCCAGTAAGTTTTTGAAATAGGTGgctgtgtcatggtttaaccccagccagcaactgagcaccacacagccacttgctcaccctccccagtgggatgggggagacaaATGGAAGATTTAAAGTGTgaaaacttgtgggctgagataaagacagtttaacaggtaaagcaaaagccacgcacacaagcaaggcaaaacaaggaattcactgtttcccatcagcaggcaggtgttcagccatctccaggagagcagggctccatcacacgtaatggttacttgggaagacaaatgacgtaactctgaacatccccctcttcttcttcccccagctttatacgctgagcatgacatcatatggtatggaatatccctttgggtCAGTTGGCTCAGCTGGCCCAGctccctgtgcacccccagcctcctcatTGGCAGGACAGTACGAGAAACTGAAAAGTCCTTGGCTCTGTGTGagaactgctcagcaataatgaaaacatctctatattatcaacagtgttttcagcacaaatccaaaatatagccccatactagctgctatgaagaaaatttactctgtcccagccaaaaccagcacagtgtCTGGGTAGAGAAGAGAGACACAAATAAGTGTCCTAGGGCAAAATTCCAGTGCTGTACATTCTGCTTAGCAGCGCACGAGCTGTCATTTGTCAAACCATGCACACACAGGTCTGGATGTGTGACAGTACACCCTTCCTTTTGTCTGGAGGTGGCAACAGCCAAACATCTGTAAGAGCTCTTCAGAGATGTCCACTGGGACCTTCTGAACAACCAGGACGTTTTTGAAAAAGCCTGGATAACTTTGTAATGGCAGTTATACTGGGGTAGAGGAACTGGAGAAGCATGAGAGAGCACAGGGTTATTTTGATGGGTTGTTCAAGCTGGATAACTTAAGGCAAAAGTTCAGGAATGGCCAGAGACTGAGAAGCAATGGAGAAAGTTGTTTACATTTTCTTGATAGCACTTGCAGATTAACATGAAAGGACTGTAAAATGAGTAGATCTTTCCAAGTTACTGTTCTGAACTTCAGAGGCTGTTGCTACCTGAAACAGCAGTGAGAGGCTTTGTTTTTAGGCAGCTCTGCTGTCTGCCTTGGGTTATTTGAATCATGAACATCAAAAGACACTGAAAGGTCCCTGAACTTTAGGCAGATGGTGAGCCAAGGGGAATGTCCTCTGTCTGCTGTGGAAAAAACCTTGTGATTTTAATCCCTGATGAGCTGCTTTCTTACAGGGGTGGGGGACATCTATGGTGTAGTGAAAAAGGGGAGGAGTGGTCTGGGAAGGGTGTAATGCTTAATTTCCATAGCAGTTCTGTGATTTGGAGTTCGTGAGGCTTTGGGTTAGAATAGAGCCAGTTGCACCATATCCAGAATGAGAGAAGTTAAGAAGAAGGACTGAAACTCTTAAACTGTGCTATTCTATGGTGCctggctgtcctggtttcagctgggatagagttaattttctttctagcagctgctgtgttttggatttagtatgagaataatgctgataatgcatattgttttagttgttgctaagtgatgtttatattagttaaggactttttcagcttcccatagaagatgagagggagcacagacaggacaaactggtcaaaggaatattccataccacagacatcatgctcagtatataaatgggagtTGGCCACGGGGGCAGGAATCTgcgatcactgcttgggatgggctgggcaactgatcattGTGTGGTGAAAGTGACTTGTGTTATATCACttaattttgtatattcttttaccattgtaattattattattatccttttacattattgttctattaaattgtctttttctcaacccacaagttttttgtttgtttgcttttttctcccctcctttttgcCCTCTTATCCCTACCTTactggaggaaagaggggaagcaggagtgactgagcagctgtgtggtcctagttgctggctggggttaaaacaTGACACTGGCCAGAGGAAAATTGTCTAAGCAATTCCTCTTCCATAAAGTTGTAGGATGTAACATTGCAGCTGGTCTCTGCTGAGGCTCCGTGTGCATTTGGCATGGATCTGTGGGTTTATCTTATTGCTTGCTGTTCATTACTCATCTCTCTTGAGTTTGGTGGTGGCTTTCCCCCAAACTGGTTCAGGTGTTTGCAACAGCACAGGCCAGTTCTACCAGAGATCTTACTGCTGTTACTCACGTCTTTATAGAAAAGACTAAAACGCTTCTTTTGCTGTGCTGCCTGTCTTCTGTGAATGTTTTATCCTTTGTTTGCTCCAACATTTGTCCTTATCTTGCTATTTCTAGAAATGCTAGTCAGATGAACTTGGGCATGCTCCTCTTTCTATAGACCAAAGTTCTGGACCTGCCACTGAATCTGTACAGAAACAGAAGGGGAAGTCTCTGGTGTCTAATCACTGTCTGAACTGGATTTACGCTGAGACAACTAAAGGATATGTCAGATTAGCAACAGTTGGTTAGCAGTAAAGGGATGCCACCAGCCACCACTGGATTTAATGGCCTTTGAAAGTGGGTGAGTTAACGTGGAATGAGATACCAGACCTTTTTGTTCAAGTAAGTCTTGTCTGAGTATAGACAAGCCCTCAGGAAAGCTTAGGCACTGAAAGAAATAGATGATAATTTCTCCCTTTATTTATGAATATTACAGAAACAAATGTCTCTTCCGTAAAACTTATGCCATTCCTGAGATTCTCATCAAAAGTAGTAATTGATGTCTGTACCTTTGGAGATTATATGAGCATAAATTAGAGGAAAACTGGGCCATAGGGCTTTGTCTATCTATTTAACATTACCTAACTGTTGATTCAGATTCTGCAAACACATTTGGAGACTTGAAAAGCTGGAACAGGGCACAACTTGATAGATCAAAAGAGAAATGCAGACAAAACCCACTG
The sequence above is drawn from the Chroicocephalus ridibundus chromosome 6, bChrRid1.1, whole genome shotgun sequence genome and encodes:
- the LOC134517393 gene encoding beta-microseminoprotein-like, whose amino-acid sequence is MKLFLAFLVATGIIVKLGDAYCFSEKNKPGEAIKGCIMDGKLYPFGEIARTKSCFRCSCRPDAMHCCSLFHTPTGYDKENCKVVFNQKSCDYDVVQKSDPSKECFVYSRRG